A genomic stretch from Acropora palmata chromosome 13, jaAcrPala1.3, whole genome shotgun sequence includes:
- the LOC141864428 gene encoding ras-related protein Rab-43-like yields MKSADGDFSFDYLFKIVLIGDPGVGKTCIVQRFKKGTFIEKHGSTIGVDFTMKTLEVDSKKIKLQVWDTAGQERFRTITQSYYRNAHAVIITYDITKEDSFKNVTRWTEDVKKYAPPNVLKLLVGNKTDINDNREVSLEDARSFAANYSMVDVLEASAKDATNIENAFIRVASELKSRYENGSNLQASVLGGNLILDSRNVESKWCRCS; encoded by the exons GAAATCAGCCGATGGTGATTTCTCCTTCGActatttgtttaaaattgtctTAATTGGAGATCCAGGAGTTGGAAAGACATGCATTGTACAGCGATTTAAGAAAGGCACATTCATAGAAAAGCATGGCAGTACAATCGGAGTCGATTTCACCATGAAAACGTTAGAAGTTGACTCCAAAAAGATCAAG TTACAAGTGTGGGACACTGCTGGACAAGAAAGATTCCGCACAATTACGCAAAGCTACTACAGAAATGCACATGCAGTAATTATCACTTATGACATAACCAAAGAGGACTCTTTCAAGAATGTTACACGATGGACAGAGGATGTCAAAAAGTATGCTCCACCTAATGTTCTTAAACTACTTGTTGGAAACAAGACGGACATTAATGATAATCGTGAAGTTAGCCTTGAGGATGCCAGATCGTTCGCTGCTAACTACAGCATGGTTGATGTGTTGGAAGCATCAGCAAAg GATGCAACAAACATTGAAAATGCATTCATACGGGTTGCAAGTGAATTGAAAAGCCGCTATGAAAATGGATCAAACCTTCAAGCCAGCGTACTGGGGGGCAATCTCATTTTAGATTCAAGAAATGTGGAATCAAAATGGTGCAGATGCAGTTGA